Proteins from a single region of Xyrauchen texanus isolate HMW12.3.18 chromosome 7, RBS_HiC_50CHRs, whole genome shotgun sequence:
- the LOC127646707 gene encoding zinc finger protein 239-like produces MNFVHHLSKWTRRMDLDFGNNLPQALSSNAKLPQSLSSSAKLPQTLSTSAKLPQSLSTSAKLPQSLSTSAPFLPTGRFQHCGRPVGVKVKEEDESVEDFFHFAQHLQQQTGECLTACCGGVNSKDLSLTDAPKPNSRLSADRPYHCQDCGKYFRINDIKRHQRIHSGERPFPCFQCGKNFPTSGDLKRHERIHTGERPFNCLQCGKNFSDSGHLKQHERMHTGERPYQCPQCAKRFYRSGDLKRHQRIHSGERPYKCLQCDKSFSDSGHLRGHQRIHTGERPHRCTLCEKSFFRSGDLKRHHRTHTGERPYQCFQCGKSFSESGHLKEHRRIHTGEKPYHCNQCDKSFSRLERLKGHQSIHTGERPFHCAQCGKNFFRSGELKRHQRIHNGDRA; encoded by the exons ATGAATTTTGTTCATCATTTAAGCAAATGGACTCGTAGGATGGATTTG GACTTCGGGAACAATCTGCCCCAGGCTCTCTCATCTAACGCTAAACTGCCCCAGTCTCTCTCCAGTAGCGCTAAACTGCCCCAGACTCTCTCCACTAGCGCTAAACTGCCCCAGTCTCTCTCCACTAGCGCTAAACTGCCCCAGTCTCTCTCCACTAGCGCTCCATTTCTGCCCACAGGCCGGTTTCAGCACTGCGGGCGTCCGGTGGGGGTAAAGGTCAAAGAGGAAGACGAGAGTGTGGAAGATTTCTTTCATTTCG CGCAGCACCTTCAGCAGCAGACAGGAGAGTGTCTTACGGCGTGTTGTGGCGGAGTGAATTCTAAAGATTTGTCTCTCACAGACGCACCCAAACCCAACAGCAGACTGTCAGCCGACAGACCGTACCACTGCCAGGACTGCGGCAAATATTTCAGAATTAACGACATCAAGAGACATCAGAGAATACACAGCGGGGAAAGACCGTTCCCTTGCTTTCAGTGTGGGAAGAATTTCCCCACGTCTGGCGATCTGAAAAGACACGAGAGGATCCACACAGGAGAGCGGCCGTTCAACTGTCTGCAGTGCGGCAAGAATTTCTCTGATTCGGGGCATCTCAAGCAGCACGAGAGAATGCACACAGGCGAGAGGCCGTACCAGTGCCCACAGTGCGCCAAGCGCTTCTACAGGTCAGGTGACCTCAAACGGCACCAGAGAATCCACAGCGGCGAGCGGCCGTACAAATGCCTCCAGTGCGATAAGTCCTTCTCCGATTCGGGGCATTTGAGGGGCCACCAGCGCATTCACACGGGAGAGAGACCTCACCGCTGCACCCTATGCGAGAAAAGCTTCTTTAGATCCGGTGACCTCAAGAGACATCACAGGACGCACACGGGCGAGAGACCCTACCAGTGCTTCCAGTGCGGGAAGAGCTTCTCCGAGTCGGGACACCTGAAGGAGCACCGGCGGATCCACACGGGAGAGAAACCGTACCACTGCAACCAGTGCGACAAGAGCTTCTCTAGACTAGAGCGTCTGAAGGGTCACCAGAGCATCCACACGGGCGAGAGGCCCTTCCACTGCGCTCAGTGCGGCAAGAACTTCTTCCGCTCCGGAGAACTGAAGAGGCATCAGAGGATTCATAACGGCGACAGAGCGTAA